One Mycolicibacterium pulveris genomic region harbors:
- a CDS encoding DUF3499 domain-containing protein: MNVPRRCCRPGCPHYAVATLTFVYSDSTAVVGPLATAPEPHSWDLCVVHAGRITAPRGWELVRHAGPLPSHPDEDDLVALAEAVREGRDVAPPINGVAASFSDPSPGAPGGTLVAPPPKPGSNGRRRGHLRVLPDPTD, translated from the coding sequence GTGAACGTTCCCCGTCGCTGCTGCCGGCCCGGGTGCCCTCACTATGCGGTCGCGACGCTGACCTTCGTCTACTCGGACTCGACGGCCGTGGTAGGCCCGTTGGCGACCGCACCCGAGCCCCACTCGTGGGACCTGTGCGTGGTGCACGCCGGGCGGATCACCGCGCCGCGCGGCTGGGAACTGGTTCGCCACGCCGGGCCGCTGCCGTCGCACCCGGACGAAGACGACCTGGTCGCGCTGGCCGAGGCGGTCCGTGAGGGACGCGACGTCGCACCGCCGATCAACGGCGTCGCCGCGAGTTTCTCCGACCCGAGTCCCGGCGCGCCCGGCGGCACGCTGGTCGCGCCGCCGCCGAAGCCAGGATCGAACGGACGTCGCCGGGGCCACCTGCGGGTGTTGCCCGACCCCACCGACTAG
- a CDS encoding metallopeptidase family protein: protein MRGPLLPPTVPGWRSRAERFDMAVLEAYEPIERRWHDRLSALDVAVDEIPRISLKDPDTMQWPPEVVADGPIALARLIPAGVDVRGNATRARIVLFRKPIERRAKDTVELGDLLHEILVAQVATYLGVEPSVIDPTIDDE, encoded by the coding sequence ATGCGCGGGCCGCTGCTTCCCCCCACCGTCCCGGGCTGGCGCAGCCGGGCCGAGCGATTCGACATGGCGGTGCTGGAAGCCTACGAACCGATCGAGCGGCGCTGGCATGACCGGCTGTCCGCGCTCGATGTGGCCGTCGACGAGATACCGCGGATCTCGCTGAAGGATCCGGACACCATGCAGTGGCCGCCCGAAGTGGTCGCTGACGGGCCGATCGCGCTGGCCAGGCTGATTCCAGCGGGTGTGGATGTGCGGGGCAACGCGACGAGGGCGCGAATTGTGCTGTTTCGCAAGCCGATCGAGCGACGCGCCAAGGACACGGTCGAACTCGGTGATCTACTCCATGAAATCCTGGTGGCTCAGGTGGCCACCTATTTGGGGGTCGAACCTTCTGTCATCGACCCGACGATCGACGACGAATAA
- a CDS encoding WhiB family transcriptional regulator: MSFEQGDFDRVVPFDGRLFGSVGSAPHTNTGPAPIETPSRPQLSLVPDPIDVAPPLTPEDDLWQERALCAQTDPEAFFPEKGGSTREAKRICQGCEVKDACLEYALANDERFGIWGGLSERERRRLKRGII; the protein is encoded by the coding sequence ATGTCTTTTGAGCAAGGCGATTTCGATCGTGTGGTTCCGTTCGATGGTCGGCTTTTCGGCTCAGTAGGCAGCGCGCCGCACACCAATACCGGACCGGCACCGATCGAGACGCCTTCACGTCCTCAGTTGAGCCTGGTGCCCGATCCGATTGATGTTGCGCCGCCGTTGACTCCTGAGGACGACCTATGGCAGGAGCGCGCGCTGTGCGCTCAAACCGATCCCGAGGCGTTCTTCCCCGAGAAGGGTGGCTCGACGCGGGAGGCCAAGCGGATCTGCCAGGGCTGCGAGGTCAAGGACGCCTGCCTCGAGTACGCGCTGGCCAATGACGAACGCTTCGGCATCTGGGGCGGCTTGTCCGAGCGCGAGCGCCGCCGCCTGAAGCGCGGGATCATCTGA
- the cofD gene encoding 2-phospho-L-lactate transferase has translation MKVTVLVGGVGGARFLLGVQHLLGLGQFGDNTANELTAVVNVGDDAWMFGLRICPDLDTCMYTLGGGIDPDRGWGHRNETWHAKEELAAYGVQPDWFGLGDRDLATHLVRSQMLRAGYPLSQVSEALCQRWSPGARLLPVTDDRSETHVVITDPSDGEKRAIHFQEWWVRYRAKVPTHSFAFVGADQAAAGPGVTEAIETADVVLLAPSNPVVSIGAILAVPGIRAALRATPARVIGYSPVIGGKPLRGMADECLSVIGVQSTSEAIGQYYGARSKVGILDGWLVHEDDHAEIDGVEVRAVPLLMKDPAATAEMVRAGLDLAGVKP, from the coding sequence GTGAAGGTCACGGTTCTGGTCGGCGGCGTCGGCGGAGCGCGGTTCCTATTGGGTGTACAGCATCTTCTCGGGCTTGGCCAATTCGGCGACAACACTGCCAACGAGTTGACCGCGGTCGTCAACGTCGGAGACGACGCATGGATGTTCGGTTTGCGGATCTGTCCCGACCTCGACACCTGCATGTACACGTTGGGTGGCGGTATCGACCCGGACCGCGGGTGGGGCCATCGCAACGAAACCTGGCATGCCAAGGAGGAACTCGCCGCCTACGGTGTGCAGCCGGACTGGTTCGGGCTCGGCGACCGCGACCTGGCCACCCACCTGGTGCGCAGCCAGATGCTGCGGGCGGGCTACCCGCTGTCACAGGTCTCCGAGGCGCTGTGCCAGCGATGGTCGCCCGGTGCCAGGCTGCTGCCGGTCACCGACGACCGCAGCGAAACCCACGTCGTGATCACCGATCCCAGCGACGGCGAGAAGCGCGCGATCCACTTCCAGGAGTGGTGGGTGCGCTATCGCGCGAAGGTGCCCACGCACAGCTTCGCGTTCGTCGGCGCCGACCAGGCGGCCGCGGGCCCCGGCGTCACCGAGGCGATCGAAACGGCCGACGTCGTGCTGCTGGCGCCGTCGAACCCGGTGGTGAGCATCGGTGCGATCCTCGCCGTGCCCGGTATCCGCGCCGCATTGCGCGCCACGCCGGCACGGGTCATCGGCTACTCCCCCGTCATCGGCGGGAAACCGTTGCGCGGCATGGCTGACGAATGCCTGTCGGTGATCGGGGTGCAGAGTACGTCCGAGGCGATCGGCCAATACTACGGTGCGCGTTCGAAAGTCGGCATCCTCGACGGCTGGCTGGTACACGAAGATGATCACGCCGAGATCGACGGCGTCGAGGTGCGCGCGGTGCCCCTGCTGATGAAAGATCCGGCGGCGACGGCCGAAATGGTGCGTGCCGGCCTCGATCTGGCCGGTGTGAAACCGTGA